The sequence CACAGACGGGGTGCCTGGCCCTTTGGGATGATCAAAATCAGTACGCCGCCAATTCAGCTCCCATGCGGCAGTCCATGCCCACTCCCGCTACTGCCATAGAGGCCATACCGGCTTCCCAGCGGGTCACCCGCCTGCTGGGCGAGCGTCTCGAATTGGTCGAGGATCTTTGGGAGACGGTGCTGCGCAGCGAGTGCCCCCCGGAGCAGGCCGAGCGGCTGCTGCGCCTGAAGCAGCTGAGTGACCCAAACGAGGCTGATGTCGCTGGGGCGATCGTGCAGCTAATCCGCGAGATGGACCTGGCCGAGGCAATCGCCGCGGCCAGGGCTTTTTCGCTTTATTTCCAGCTGGTCAACATCCTCGAGCAACACATCGAGGAGGACAGCTACCTCGACAGCCTCAAAAACCAGGAAAACGGCCCCAGCGATCCCTTCCTGCCGGCCCTGGCCAACCAAACCGACCCAGCCACTTTTCGCCAGCTGTTCGCCCGCCTGCGCAGCCTGAATGTGCCGCCAGCCCAGCTGGAGAAGTTGCTGCGCACCCTCGACCTGCGGCTGGTGTTCACCGCCCACCCAACCGAAATTGTGCGCCATACGGTGCGGCACAAGCAGCGGCGCGTGGCCACCTTGATCCAGAAACTGGAGCAGGGCAGCGGCCTCAATTGCCTTGAGCGCCAAGGCCTGCGACTCCAGCTGGAGGAGGAGATCCGGCTCTGGTGGCGCACCGACGAACTGCACCAGTTCAAGCCGACGGTGCTCGACGAGGTCGACTACGCCCTGCACTACTTCCAGCAGGTGCTCTTCGACGCCATGCCCCAGCTGCGCGATCGCATTCGCGCCGCCCTGAAGCTGAGCTATCCAGACGTAGAACCGCCACGGGATTCGTTCTGCACCTTCGGCTCCTGGGTGGGCTCGGACCGGGACGGCAACCCATCGGTGACACCGGACATCACCTGGCGCACCGCCTGCTATCAACGCCAGCTAATGCTGGAGCGCTATCTCAAGGCGGTCACGGAGCTCAGTGACCAGCTCAGCATCTCGATGCAGTGGAGCCAGGTGAGCCCGGCCCTACTGGAATCGCTGGAAATGGACCGGCTGCGCTTCCCAGAGATCTACGAGGAGCGGGCTGCCCGCTACCGCCTCGAGCCCTACCGTCTCAAGCTCAGTTACACCATGGAGCGGCTGCGGCTCACCCACCAACGCAACCAGCAACTAGCCGATGCCGGCTGGGAGTCACCCTGCGATGGCAGCGCCCCACCACCACCGATGGGGGGCAGCATGGCCCCCGCTCCAACCCAGGAGTTGCACTACAGCACGGTTGATGAATTCCGCTACGACCTGGAGCTGATCCAAGACAGCCTCGAGCGCACTGGCCTCAGCTGCGAATCACTGCAGCACCTGATCAGCCAGGCCCAGATCTTCGCCTTCTGCCTGGCCAGCCTGGACATCCGCCAGGAGAGCACCCGCCACAGCGATGCCCTCGACGAACTCAGTCGCTACTTGCAGCTAGCCGTGCCCTACGGCGAGATGGATGAGGCCCAGAGGGTCGAGTGGCTGCTCAGCGAAATCCAAACCCGCCGCCCCCTGCTGCCGCCCACCGCCAAATGGAGCGCCGCCACAGCCGAAACCTTTGCCGTGTTCCGGATGCTGCAGCGGCTGCAGCAGGAATTCGGATCGCGCATCTGCCGCACCTACGTGATCTCGATGAGTCACACGGTGTCCGATTTGCTGGAGGTGCTGCTGCTGGCCAAGGAGGCCGGGCTGGTAGACCCAATTGCCCAGCGCGCCGGCCTGCTGGTGGTGCCGCTGTTTGAAACGGTGGAGGACCTCCAGGGGGCGCCAGCGGTGATGGGCACCCTGTTCCGCCATCCCTTCTACCTAGCCCTGCTGGGCAGTGATGGTGGCCAGCCGCTCCAGGAAGTGATGCTGGGCTACTCCGACAGCAACAAGGACTCCGGCTTTCTCTCCAGCAACTGGGAAATCCACAAGGCCCAGATTGCCCTGCAGCGCTTGGCCATCAAACACGGGGTGGCCCTGCGCATCTTCCACGGCCGGGGCGGCTCGGTGGGCCGCGGCGGTGGTCCCGCCTATCAGGCGATCCTGGCCCAGCCCAGCGGCACCCTCAGCGGCCGCATCAAGATCACCGAGCAGGGAGAGGTGCTGGCCTCCAAATACTCCCTGCCGGAGCTAGCGCTCTACAACCTGGAAACGGTCACCACCGCCGTGCTGCAGAACAGCCTGGTAAGCAGCCCCGTTGACGAAACCCCCAGCTGGAACGAGCTAATGGGCCGGCTGGCGGCCCGCTCCCGCGACCACTACCGGGCCCTGGTGCACGACAACCCCGACCTGGTGGCCTTCTTCCAGCAGGTGACCCCAATCGAAGAGATCAGCAAGCTGCAGATCTCCAGCCGCCCGGCCCGCCGCAAGAGTGGCGCCAAGGACCTCTCAAGCCTGCGGGCCATCCCCTGGGTATTCGGCTGGACCCAGAGCCGCTTCCTGTTACCAAGCTGGTTTGGGGTGGGAGCTGCCCTGCAGGAGGAGCTCGACCAGGATCCCGGCCAGCTGGAGTTACTGCGCCTGCTCTACCAGCGCTGGCCGTTCTTCCGCATGCTGATTTCCAAGGTGGAGATGACCCTCTCCAAGGTGGATCTCGACCTGGCCCACCACTACGTCCAGGCCCTGGGCCGCAGCGAAAACCGCGAGGCCTTTGAAGCAATCTTCCAGTCGATCGCTGCCGAATTTGGCCTTACCCGCGATCTGGTGCTGGCGATCACCGGCCACAGCCGACTGCTGGATGGCGATCCTGCCTTGCAGCTCTCGGTGGATCTACGCAACCGCACGATCATTCCGCTCGGCTTCCTGCAGGTGGCCCTGCTCAGACGCCTGCGCGACCAAAACCGCCAACCACCGATGAGTGAAACGAGCGCCAGCAGCAGCGACGATGGGCGCACCTACAGCCGCAGTGAACTGCTGCGGGGCGCCTTGCTCACCATCAACGGCATCGCAGCGGGCATGCGCAATACCGGCTGAGTCCATTTCCTTCAGCCCCCTCCTCGATCAGCCCAGCTCTGGACTCCCTCTTGATCCCGTTCCGCAGCCAGCCCCAAGCCCCGCGACTGAGGGAGGGCTATCAGCTACTGGCCGATGGCCTGCTGCCCAGTGCCGAAGCCCTCAACCGGCTACTGGTTGCAGCGGGTGATCAGCCCCGACAGCCTGAGCGCTGGCAGCGGGTGCTGGAGCTAAGCGTCTGGCACTTGGGCGTGGCGGGCCCCGATGGCCAGCTGGTGGGTTTTGTCAGGGCTACCAGCGACCTCGCCCTCAATGCCAACCTCTGGGACCTTTGCGCCGATCCTGCCGATCCAGCTGAGGGAGAGATCCTGGCGGTGCTCGTCCATGCCGCCCTGGGCCGGCTGCGCCGGGAGCTGGCGGGGTGCAGTATTTCGCTTTCAGCCCCGCCCCAGGCCCTTGCAGCCCTGGAGCGCTACGGGTTTGCGGTGGATCCGGGGGGCATCCGCGCCATGGGGCTCAAGCTGGAGAGTTGATCTCAAGCCGGTCAGGTGATTTCCAGCTGGGCTTGGCCAGCAAACCACCATCCCAAAGCAAAACCCCTCCGCTTAGGCCTTGAGTGCCTCGGCGGTGGGGAGAGTTGGGGCGGGGTGCGGTGGGGTGACGAGCATGGAGGGACTCGAACCCCCGACCCTCAGAACCGGAATCTGATGCTCTATCCAACTGAGCTACATGCCCTTAAAGGCACCCCGCCTGGCCTACCTTAGCCGCTCACCGCATCAGACCCATCCGGCTGCATCGCCTGGAGCTGCTGCGTTTCCGCAATATCAGTCGGCTGGAGCTGAGCCTGGAGGCTCCCCGGCTGCTGGTGGTCGGGGCCAATGGCGAGGGCAAATCCAACCTGCTGGAAGCGGTGGAATTACTTGGCTGCCTGCGCTCCCACCGCACCAGTAGCGATCGTGATCTGATCCAGCACGGCGAGGCCAGCGGCCAGGTGCGCGCCCTCACCAGCGGCGGGGACCAGCTGCAGCTGGAGCTGCGCCGAAGTGCTGGCAGGCAGGCCCAGCGCAACGGCAAGCAGCTGGAGCGCCAGCTCGACCTGCTGGGTTCGCTGCGCTGCGTGGGCTTCAGCGCCCTCGACCTCGAGCTGGTGCGGGGCGAGCCAGCCGGCCGACGTCAATGGCTCGACCGGGTGGTGCTACAGCTCGAACCTCTATACAGCGACCTGCTGAGTCGCTACGGCCGGCTGCTACGCCAGCGCAGCCAATTGCTGCGGCGCGGCCTGGGGGGAACCAGCTTGCTGGCCCTGCTCGACACCTTTGATCTGCAAATGGCCGTGATCGGCACCCGCTTACACCGGCGTCGCTTCCGGGCGATCCGGCGCCTCGAGCCCCTGGCCGCAGCCTGGCAGGAGCGGCTCAGCGGCGGCCGGGAGATCCTGCAACTGAATTACCAAAGTGGCACCGTCTTGGCGGGCGAGGAGGCTGAGGAGCCTTGGCGTCAATCCCTGCTTGAGCAGCTACAGCTTCAACGCCAGGAGGAACTGCGGCTAGGCCAATGCACGGTGGGGCCCCACCGGGACGAACTAGAGCTCGCCCTGGCCGGCCAACCGGCCCGCCGCTACGGCTCAGCTGGCCAGCAGCGCACATTGGTACTGGCCCTCAAGCTGGCTGAGCTCGAGCTTGTGGGCTCCGTCTTGGGGGAGCCACCCCTGCTGCTCCTCGACGACGTGCTCGCCGAGCTAGATCCGGAGCGGCAACAATTGCTGCTCGAGGCGGTGGGCGAAGGTCACCAGTGCCTGGTGAGTGCCACCCACCTAGGAGCCTTCAGTGGGGGCTGGCAGGCCGAGAGCCAGGTGGTGCGGATGCGCGCCGGCCAGCTCGATCCGAAGATGCCAACTGACTTGGCCAGCTAGGCGCAGCTACCTGGCTGACAGCGTATGGTTGGAAGCTTGTTTGGTCGGATTCGATGACCCAGACCCTGCCCTGCCTCCACCCGAACCCGGGATGGACCGAGGCCCCTGCTGCTACCACCGCAGCCTCTCCCCTGCCTCACCAGATTTCCGAAACAGTCGGAAAACACTGCATCCTTGAGCTTTATGGCTGCGACAGCGCCAAGCTCGACGACGAAGCCTTCCTGAGGGACACCATCACCGCAGCAGCGAAGCGTGCCGGTGCCACCCTCCTCAACCTGATCACCCACCGATTCGAACCCCAAGGGGTTACGGGATTGGCCCTGCTGGCCGAATCCCATATCTCGATTCACACCTGGCCGGAATCGGGCTACGCGGCGGTTGATGTGTTCACCTGCGGTGATCACACGATGCCGGAAAAAGCCTGTGCGGTTCTCGCCGCCGAGCTTTCAGCCAACGACCACAAGCTCACCAGCTTCCGCCGCGAGACGCCGCCGTCGATTGCTGATAGCCCGCGTGATCCTTTGCAAGCTCAGGAGTTCACCGCCGCGGTGACCCTCTGATCTCGGGGGGCTAATCACCGGTTAACTGAGCCCAGTTCCCGGTTGAGCTTGCCGCTCACCAGCCCCTCCAGATCCAGCCCCACGGCGCTAAAACCGATCTCCAGGAAGGCCGCCACCAGCGCCTGCCTCGCTTCGGGCTTTGCCCACAAACCCAGGGCCCGATCCAATTGGAGGGGAGGCAGTTCAATCCGAGCCGTCTGGCCCTGGGAGCGCACGCGCACCTGGGGCCATCCCATTGCCAACAACCAGGCTTCCGCTGCAGCCACCCGCTGCAGCCGCTCCGCCGTGATCGGTTCGCCGTAGGGAAAGCGTGAGGCCAAACAAGGCTGGGCCGGCTTGTCCCACCAGGGCAATCCCAAGGCCCGAGAAATTTGACGTACGCCGGCCTTATCGAGGCCCACCTCGGCCAGGGGTGAGCGCGCTCCGAATTCCTTTGCGGCCCGAATGCCGGGCCGATGATCGCCTAGGTCCTCGGCATTGACGCCATCGAGCACGGTCGCCCCTGCCGCCGCGGCCGCGATCGGTGCCAACAGCCGGTGCAGCTCCCGCTTGCAGGCGTAGCAGCGCTGCTCAGGATTACTGGCGTAGGCAGGATCTGCCAGCTCCGCCGTAGCGATCTCCCGGTGGGCGATCCGCAGCCAACGAGCCTGCTCCGCCGCCTCCGCCCGCAGGTGGGGGGCTAGGGCCGGCGACACACCCGTAATCGCCAAAGCTGCCTCACCGCGTTGCTCTACGGCGATGGCAGCCACCAGGGCGCTATCTACCCCACCGGAATAGGCCAACACCACCCGATCTAGGCACGCCAACTGCTGACGCAACGAAGCCAGCGCCAGCTCCAACGGCGGCGGCAACGGCTCCAACAGGGAAAACAACATCGCCACCAAACTCCTGCCCAGATCTTGGCAACCCCCACCCCAATGACGCCGGTAACATCGCCACATGAGCAGCACCCAGACGCCGCAACGGGGAACGGGCCGAGGTATCGGCATCCGTACGGCGGCCGGCAGCGATGAGCGCGCCCATGGCCAGCTGCACGTCTACGACGGCGATGGCAAGGGCAAAAGCCAGGCGGCACTAGGGGTAGTTCTGCGCACCATCGGCCTGGGTATCTGCGAGCAAAAACGCACACGGGTGCTGCTACTGCGCTTTCTCAAGGGACCCGGCCGGGCCTACGACGAAGACGCCGCCATCGAAGCCCTGCAACAGGGCTTCCCCCATCTAATCGATCAGGTGCGCACCGGCAGGGGAGACTTTTTCAGCGCCGAGGAAGCCACCCGCTTCGACCGGCAGGAGGCCCAGCGGGGCTGGGACATCGCCAAAGGGGCCATCGCCAGCGACCTCTACTCCGTGGTGGTGCTCGACGAGCTCAACCCGGTGCTGGATCTGGGCCTGCTTGATGTCGAAGATGTGGCCCGCACCCTGGCGGCCAAACCCGACGGCATGGAGGTGATCTGCACAGGTCGAGGTGCGCCCCGCCAGCTGGTGCAACTGGCTGACCTGCACTCGGAAATGCGCGCCCACCAGGGCCCCGGCGGCCTTGAAGGCGTCGAGATTTACACCGGTGAAGGCAAGGGGAAATCCACCAGTGCCCTGGGCAAGGGGCTGCAGGCGATCGGCCGTGGCATCAGCCAGGACAAAAGCCACCGGGTGCTGATTCTGCAGTGGCTCAAAGGTGGCGCTGGCTACACCGAAGATGCCGCTATAGCAGCTCTGCGCGAGAGCTATCCCCACCTGGTGGATCACCTGCGCTCCGGGCGCGATGCAATCGTGTGGCGTGGCCAGCAGCAGCCGATCGACTACGTGGAAGCTGAGCGGGCCTGGGAGATCGCCCGGGCCGCCATCTCTAGCGGCCTCTACAAAACGGTGATCCTCGATGAGATCAACCCGACAGTGGATCTGGAGCTGCTGCCGGTGGAGCCGATCGTGCAAACCCTCCTGCGCAAACCCGCTGAAACGGAAGTAATTCTCACCGGCCGCTGTAAAAACCGGCCTGCCTATTTCGACCTGGCTTCGGTGCACTCCGAGATGGTGTGCCACAAGCATTACGCCGAGCGCGGCGTCGATCTCAAACGCGGCGTGGATTACTGATGCTGGACTACTGAGGCTGGACTACTGAGAAGAGGCCTCAGTAGCGCATCACACTCGGATCAACTTCCTGGCTCCAGGCATCAATGCCGCCGGCTACGTTGATGCCCTCGATGCCGTGACGTTTCAGGGCGATCAGGGCCTTGGCACTGCGGCCGCCCAGCTTGCAGTGGGCGTAAAGGCTTTTGCCTGTCGCCAGCTGCTGGATGCGTTCCACGGCCGTGCCGTTCTCGATCTGATCGAGAGGGATCAAAACGGCGCCGGCAATCACGGCGATCTCAGCCTCGGGGGGGTTGCGCACGTCGATCAGCACCAGGCCACTGGTATCACCATCGAGCAGCGTTTTGAGCTCGCCCACGCTGATGCTCTCCACAGCTCCGGATTCTTCCTGGCCAGGTGCGGTGCCGCCAACGCCGCAAAACTCTTGATAATCAATGAGTTTGTCGATCACTGGGCGCTCGGGATTGGGCCGCAGCTTCAGCTCCCTGAATTTCATCGCCAGGGCATCAAACAGCAGCAGCCGGCCGCTGAGGGTGGTGCCGATGCCGGTGATGATCTTCACCGCCTCGGTGGCCTGGATGACACCGATGATTCCGGGTAGCACCCCCACCACTCCGCCCTCGGCGCAGGAGGGCACCATGCCCGGCGGCGGCGGCTCAGGGAAAAGGTCCCGGTAGTTGGGGCTGGCTGCATCCAGGTTGAACACCGTTGCCTGACCTTCAAAGCGGAAGATCGAGCCGTAGACATTTGGCTTGCCCAGCAGCACGCAGGCGTCGTTCACCAGGTAGCGGGTGGGGAAGTTATCCGTGCCGTCGCAGACCAGGTCGTAGCCGGAGATGATCTCCAGGGCGTTTTCGCTGGTGAGAGCGGTCTCGTAGAGATCCACCTGGCAATGGGGATTGATCTCCAGGATGCGGGCCTTGGCCGATTCAATCTTGGGCTTGCCAACCCAGCTGGTGCCATGGATCACCTGGCGCTGGAGGTTGGAGTGGTCGACCACATCGAAATCGACGATGCCGAGCCGGCCTACGCCGGCAGCCGCTAGATAAAGGAGCAAGGGCGAGCCGAGCCCACCGGTGCCCACGCACAGAACAGAAGCCGCCTTGAGCCGCTTTTGCCCCTCCATACCCACCTCTGGCAGGATCAGGTGCCGGGCAAAGCGAGCCACCTCATCGGGGCTGAGCTGGACGCCGCTGGTGTCGGGAGGAAGCATGGCCTCTTGGATCAGGACACCATTCTCCATGGCAGGCGCAGGGGCGCGGCCGGAGCTTCCGGCAGCCACCAGGCAACCAACTCCCCGCCAAGGTTTTCGGCCCCGAGGATCACCATCAAAGTGGATACCCCACAGAGACTGCGATCGGTGTCAGAAGGCGCGGCCCCACTGGTGGGGTGGCTGTGGGCCGAGCCCAGCAGCTCCAGCCCCTGCGCCCTGCCCCACTTCTGCGCCTGCAGCTGCTCCCTTGGATCAATCGCAAAGCGACGGCAGCGTTGCTGAGGCTGGGGCCAGACGTTGCAACACGGCCAGATCAAGCGCAGTTGCCAGTCGCACTCATAGCTTTCGCCCAACAGCAATGCACAACCCTCCTCCGGTTCGGCGCTGGCCAGGATGGGGCGCAAAACGGTGAGCAGGTGCAGATCAGTCCTGATTTGCTCTGGCGCTTGGGAGAACACGCCGATACCTTATGAATCATTCCAAACATTCGCCTTCCAACCGGTCCATGAGCGATACCACCACCGACGCGGTTGAGCAGGGCACTGCCACTGAAGTGGAGACTGACGCCACCTCCGGTGCCGCCGAAGCCAGTTTTAGTGAGCGTTACAGCGAAATACTTGCCAAGGTGAACGGCACCTTGGACCAAGTGGACTGGAGCCAGATGGGCCGGATCGGCAAAGCCAGCGGCGTGATTCTGGCTGTGATCGTCGCTCAGATCTTGATCAAAGGAGTGCTCGACGCAATCAACCTGCTGCCCGTGGTTCCCGGCCTGCTAGAACTGCTGGGCTTGGTAGTTGTAGGCCAGTGGAGTTGGCACAACCTCACCACCAGCGAAAAGCGTGGTGCGGTGGTGGCCAAGGTCCAGAACCTGCGCAAGGAGTATCTGGGCTAATCAGCACCTATTAAGTAGCAGCTGATCAATGCTGGCTTGAGCCTGGCGGCCCCAGCCGCCGCCAAACAGATTGGCGTGATTCAAAAGGTGATACAGGTTGTAGAGGGCGACCCGACCCTTGGCCGCTGGTTCCAGCGGCCAGACATCTTTGTAACCGCTAAAAAAAGCCTTCGGAAAACCGCCGAATAGCTGGGCCATCGCCAGATCCACTTCCCGATCTCCCCAGAAACAGGCGGGATCAAACATTGTGCTGGAGCCATTGGTCAGCAGGCCCGCATTGCCGCACCAAAGATCCCCGTGCACAAGCACCGGCTCACAGTGATGGCTGCTCAGCCATCGCGGCACCAGCTCCAGCAGCTCCCGTGCTCCCCGCAGCGGCTCTCCCCGGCTAGCGGCCCAAGCCAGCTGGGGCGCCAAGCGGCACTCCACAAAAAACACCCCCCAAGCGGAGCGCCAGCCGTTGGGCTGGGGGGCTGATCCAATGAAGTTGTCTGCCGCAGCGCCGTAGCCAGGGGTTGGTGCCGAGCCGGCACTGCTGCGGTGCAGCTGGGCCAAGCCCTGGCCGCATCGAAACCAACCACCTTCAGCTGCGGCGCCAGATGAGCCTGCCAACTGCAACCAGCTGAGCAGCAGCACGGCGCGATCGTCGGCCACTCCCCAGGCCAGGGGCTCTGGAATCACCAGCGCGGCAGGCGCATGGTGTGCCAACTGCTGCAGGCCGTTTAGCTCCGCCTCAAACATGGGCAGTGCTGCGGCCCCGTTGGTCTTGGCAAACACGCTGCGACCATCAGCCAACTCCAGCCGCCAGGCCTGGTGGATACAACCACCCCCCAGCGGCGCTTGGGCCACCACGGCGCAGCCGAGCTGCTGCTCTACCCAGGCCTGCATCGCGCGCTCGCGCACCTGGTTGCCAGCATGGCGCCATGGAGAAGCGCCTCGATGTAGTGGTAGTGGGCGCCGGCATCGCCGGCCTCACCGCCGCAGCCCTTCTGGCCCGAGAGGGCCTGACGGTGGAACTGCTGGAAGCCCACCAGCAGAGCGGCGGCTGCGCCGGCACCTTCCGCCGCGGCCCCTACACCTTTGATGTGGGCGCCACCCAGGTGGCAGGCCTGGAACCGGGCGGCAGCCACCAGCGCCTGCTGGCCCACTTCGGTCTGCCCCTACCGCAGGCCACCCCCCTGGATCCGGCCTGCGTGGTGGATCTGGCCGATGGCCGGCCGCCGGTGCGGATCTGGCGCGATCCTGCGCGCTGGAACGCCGAGCGGGAGCAGCAGTTTCCCGGCAGCGGCCGCTTCTGGCAGCTCTGCGCCACCCTGCATGGTGCCAACTGGGCTTTTGCAAGCCGCGATCCGGTGCTGCCGCCGCGCAGCCTCTGGGACCTGGGCCAGCTGCTGCCGGCCCTGAGACCCTCCAACCTGGCCAGTGGCCTACTGGCTGCCGCCAGTGTGGCTGATCTGCTCACGCTCACGGGCTGTGGCGACGATCCACGCCTGCGCCGCTTCCTGGATCTGCAGCTACGCCTTTACTCCCAGGAGCCAGCAGAGCGCACCGCCGCCCTCTATGGCGCCACCGTGCTGGCCATGGGCCAGGCACCGCTTGGGCTCTGGCACCTGCAGGGCTCAATGCAGGTGCTCAGCCAGCAGCTGGAGCAGGCCCTGGCTGCCGGCGGCGGCCAGCTGCGACTGCGACACCGGGTGAGCAGCCTGGAGCGCAGCAACGAGCCTGGAGGCGGGCCCGGCAGGGCAGGCTGGAGGTTGCAGGGCGAGCAGCTGGGGGGGGCCGGCAAGGGGCAGACGTTCAACTTGAGCGCTACCAATGTGGTACTGGCCATACCGGTACAAAGCCTGCCCGCTCTGCTCGGCCAGCAGCTGCCCGCGGGCTACCGCAGCCGGATAGAAAATTTGAGCGAGCCATCTGGGGCATTGGTTTTTTACGGTGCCATTGAGCGAGCCCTGCTGCCTGCCAACTGTCCCGCCCACCTACAACTCGATTGGGCCGATCCGGGCAGCTTGTTTGTGTCGGTGAGCCACGAGGGCGACGGCCGGGCGCCGGCGGGCCTGGCCACGGTGATCGCCAGCGTGTTCACACCAGCGAAGCCCTGGTTTGGCCTCGAAGCCAGCGCCTACGACCAAGCAAAGGCTGAAGCGCTAGCCGCCATGCAGCGGGGGTTGGAGTCGCTGCTGGGCATCAGCCCAGAACAGTGGCGCCACGCTGAACTAGCCACACCCCGGGGGTTTGAGCGCTGGACCGGGCGGCCCTTTGGCTTTGTGGGCGGCCTGGGACAGCACCCCAGCCGCTTCGGGCCCTTCGGATTAGCCAGCCGCACCCCCCTGCCGGGCCTGTGGCTATGCGGTGATTCGATCCACCCCGGCGAGGGCACCGCCGCCGTAGGCCTTTCTGCCCTGATGGCCTGCCGGCAGCTGCTGGCAGAGCGGGGCCAGACGCTGAGCCTCAGCGGACTGAGCACCTAGCCATGTCGAGGGGATCAGAGAAACTGCGGCCGCAACTCCTGGCTGCGATCGAGCTCCTGCCGCAAATCCTGCCAATTCCCCTGGCTCACCTGCTGCTCGAGGGCTTCCAGCTGCTGCCGGTAGGCCGCCAGCGCCACTAGCAGCGCCTCTCGGTTGCAGCGGGCCATCAGGGTGCCCAACTCCGGATTGCCGCCGCCCACCCGGCTGGTGTCGGCAAAGCCGCTCGAAGCCAAGGCGCGCACTAGGCCGGCTAGATCCCCGGCGCCCGCAGCGCCAGCCCGATCAGCCGTCTGCAGCAGGGCGGCACCCACCAACACCGGCAGGTGGGAGATCAGCGCCACCGCTTGGTCGTGCTCAGCGGCGCCGCAACTGAGCCAGTGGGCCCCCACAGCCTGGGCCAAGCCCTGAACCAACGCCAGCGCCTGCGGATCGGTGGCGGCAGCGGGGGTCGCCACCCAAGGGCGCCCGCGAAACAACCCCTGCTGCCCCGCCTCCACGCCCGCCTCAGCCGTACCGGCCATCGGATGACTGGCGACAAAACGGGGATGCAGGCCCTGCCAGAGCTCCAGCACAGGCGCCTTCACCGAACCCACATCGGTGATCACCGCCTGGGGTGGCAACGCCGCCACCAACTCCTGCGGCGGCTCCAGCAGCCGATCTAGGGGCAGGGCCAGCACTACCAGGCTGCAGCCAGCCAGCACGGCGGGGTTGGTGCCCACCACGGTGGCCAGGAGCCGCTGCCGGGCTCGCTCGGCGGTGGCCTCACGGTGCACTAATGCACGCACCTCCACGCCTTGGTGCTGCAGATCC comes from Cyanobium sp. Tous-M-B4 and encodes:
- the crtD gene encoding C-3',4' desaturase CrtD, encoding MEKRLDVVVVGAGIAGLTAAALLAREGLTVELLEAHQQSGGCAGTFRRGPYTFDVGATQVAGLEPGGSHQRLLAHFGLPLPQATPLDPACVVDLADGRPPVRIWRDPARWNAEREQQFPGSGRFWQLCATLHGANWAFASRDPVLPPRSLWDLGQLLPALRPSNLASGLLAAASVADLLTLTGCGDDPRLRRFLDLQLRLYSQEPAERTAALYGATVLAMGQAPLGLWHLQGSMQVLSQQLEQALAAGGGQLRLRHRVSSLERSNEPGGGPGRAGWRLQGEQLGGAGKGQTFNLSATNVVLAIPVQSLPALLGQQLPAGYRSRIENLSEPSGALVFYGAIERALLPANCPAHLQLDWADPGSLFVSVSHEGDGRAPAGLATVIASVFTPAKPWFGLEASAYDQAKAEALAAMQRGLESLLGISPEQWRHAELATPRGFERWTGRPFGFVGGLGQHPSRFGPFGLASRTPLPGLWLCGDSIHPGEGTAAVGLSALMACRQLLAERGQTLSLSGLST
- a CDS encoding fructosamine kinase family protein, whose protein sequence is MRERAMQAWVEQQLGCAVVAQAPLGGGCIHQAWRLELADGRSVFAKTNGAAALPMFEAELNGLQQLAHHAPAALVIPEPLAWGVADDRAVLLLSWLQLAGSSGAAAEGGWFRCGQGLAQLHRSSAGSAPTPGYGAAADNFIGSAPQPNGWRSAWGVFFVECRLAPQLAWAASRGEPLRGARELLELVPRWLSSHHCEPVLVHGDLWCGNAGLLTNGSSTMFDPACFWGDREVDLAMAQLFGGFPKAFFSGYKDVWPLEPAAKGRVALYNLYHLLNHANLFGGGWGRQAQASIDQLLLNRC
- a CDS encoding CAAD domain-containing protein, with amino-acid sequence MSDTTTDAVEQGTATEVETDATSGAAEASFSERYSEILAKVNGTLDQVDWSQMGRIGKASGVILAVIVAQILIKGVLDAINLLPVVPGLLELLGLVVVGQWSWHNLTTSEKRGAVVAKVQNLRKEYLG
- a CDS encoding prephenate/arogenate dehydrogenase — translated: MTSDSLPSPQAPARSTANLWRQGPVGIVGLGLIGGSLGLDLQHQGVEVRALVHREATAERARQRLLATVVGTNPAVLAGCSLVVLALPLDRLLEPPQELVAALPPQAVITDVGSVKAPVLELWQGLHPRFVASHPMAGTAEAGVEAGQQGLFRGRPWVATPAAATDPQALALVQGLAQAVGAHWLSCGAAEHDQAVALISHLPVLVGAALLQTADRAGAAGAGDLAGLVRALASSGFADTSRVGGGNPELGTLMARCNREALLVALAAYRQQLEALEQQVSQGNWQDLRQELDRSQELRPQFL
- a CDS encoding M67 family metallopeptidase — its product is MRPILASAEPEEGCALLLGESYECDWQLRLIWPCCNVWPQPQQRCRRFAIDPREQLQAQKWGRAQGLELLGSAHSHPTSGAAPSDTDRSLCGVSTLMVILGAENLGGELVAWWLPEAPAAPLRLPWRMVS
- the moeB gene encoding molybdopterin-synthase adenylyltransferase MoeB is translated as MLPPDTSGVQLSPDEVARFARHLILPEVGMEGQKRLKAASVLCVGTGGLGSPLLLYLAAAGVGRLGIVDFDVVDHSNLQRQVIHGTSWVGKPKIESAKARILEINPHCQVDLYETALTSENALEIISGYDLVCDGTDNFPTRYLVNDACVLLGKPNVYGSIFRFEGQATVFNLDAASPNYRDLFPEPPPPGMVPSCAEGGVVGVLPGIIGVIQATEAVKIITGIGTTLSGRLLLFDALAMKFRELKLRPNPERPVIDKLIDYQEFCGVGGTAPGQEESGAVESISVGELKTLLDGDTSGLVLIDVRNPPEAEIAVIAGAVLIPLDQIENGTAVERIQQLATGKSLYAHCKLGGRSAKALIALKRHGIEGINVAGGIDAWSQEVDPSVMRY